GTGATCGGCCCGATCGTGCGGCGCTACCTCGACGGCACAGACCGATGATCTTGCGGTGCAATCGGGATCAGTGCTTACATGGTGCGCAGCGTCGCGTGCCGGTGGCGGACAGCGTCAGGCATGGAGGCGTCGAAACGCAAGGGGTCTTCGATGACCATCTCGTTCAACCACACCATCGTGTTCGCCCGGGACAAGCAGGTGTCCGCGTCGTTCTTCACGTCACTGTTCGCCCTGCCCGACGCGCTGGCGGCGGGCCCGTTCCTGGCCGTCCAACTCGACAACGGGGTGACACTGGACTTCGCCGATCTGCCGATCGACGTGCTGCCCCAGCATTACGCCTTCCTGGTCACCGAGGAGGACTTCGACGGCATCTACGGCCGAATCCTCGAGCGGCGCATGGAGCACTGGGCCGATCCGCGCAAGTCCCGTCCCGGCGAGATCAACCGGAACGACGGCGGGCGCGGCGTCTACTTCCACGATCCCGCGGGTCACAATCTGGAGATCATCACGCGCCCATACGGTTCGGGGCGCCAGAGTTAGCGTCCTGCAGGTAGGTCGACGATCGGACGGTTCGATTCGCGTTCAGTGGTGAGCTGAAGATGGCTGGGCATCGGTGCGAGTTCCGCTTCTACGAGGAGCTGAACGACTTTCTGCAGCCTCGGCAACGCAAGCGCAGCTTCGTCCACGAGTTCGACGGCACACCGTCGGTCAAGGATCGGATCGAATCCCTCGGGGTGCCGCACACCGAGGTCGATCTGATCCTGGTCGACGGTGATCCGGTCGGATTCGACCACCGCGTGTCCGGCGGGGAACGGGTGGCCGTGTATCCGACGTTCCACGGGCTCGACCTCGGTGCCATCACCCCGCTGCGCCCGCCGATGGGGGAACCGCGCTTCGTCCTCGACGTCCACCTCGGCCGGCTCGCCCGCTACCTGAGGCTGCTCGGCTTCGACAGCTCGTACACGAACGACAGCACCGACGACGAGCTGCTCGCGTTGTCGCGCAGCGAAAATCGCATCCTGCTCACGCGCGACATCGGACTGCTCGAGCGTGCGGCGCTCGTCCACGGAGGATTCCTGCACCAGACCGATTCCCGGCTCCAATTGCGGGAGGTCCTCGACCGGTTCCGCTTGCAGGGGCGCATCGCGCCGCTCACGCGATGCGCCCGCTGCAACGGGCTCATCGGCCCCGCGACACCCACGCTCGCGCGGGGGAGCGTCCCCGGAGGTGTACTGCGCGAACAGCGCCGGTTCAGCCGCTGCAACGACTGTGGCCAGGTGTACTGGCCCGGTGGCCACCTGAAACGACTGCGGGCACGCCTCGCCGAGATCGGGGTGTGGTTCTGAGGAGGCGGGCGGCAGATCCGAACGGGGACAGTAATTCTCACCGCCGTCGTAGCGATGCGGGACTCCGTCCGTGCCTGCACCGGCTGAGTGAAGATCGGCACGGCAACAGCCGACGTGATTACCGGCATGATCGTCGAGAACCGCCGCGGCGCTGCCCACATCCGGTTCGAGCGTGCATGGCGCGGGCATCTTGCAAGTACGTATGAGCCTGCAAGGTTGGTTAGGTCTTGTGTAGGTTCCGGATCTAGATGTCCTTTTCCGGGCCTATATGTCCCGTACTTGTCATAATTCCAGCCTATATGTCCATTCCGGTTGCGTTCCGGTAACAGGCGACGGCACGGAGTGTCACCCCTGTCTTAGATGGAGCACTCGTGAAGATGCCCGCGCGCCAGGATCAGCCGGTCGTGGTGGGGACATCAAGGCGGTGCTCGATGCGGCTGACGACAGGCAGGCGGACGATGGCGTAATGGGCATCGACTTTGGGTGCTCCGGAGCGGGTGACTGGGAGCGACGGGCGGATGGCTCGACCATCTCGGTCGACCAGCCACAACAGTGGACATGTCGTGCCGGGGGTGCAGCGGTCATCGGTGGGTCCTCGACCCGGTTTGCCACCCCACCACGCCTCGATCCCCCACGCCTGCGGATCCGAGCGTTCGGACAGTGCGGTCAGTAGCTCGCTGAGGTCCCCCTCGCGCCGGACTTCGTCCACTATCTCGGTTGTCCCGGCGGGATTCTGTCCGTCTGGGCCGAAGTAGGTTCCGCCCCAGACGCTGTCGCATGTCACGACGGCTACCGGGTCGAAACCATTAGGGATCGTGCCTGATCGAGGCGGTGTGAAGCTCTGCGGCGTCGGGGGCGAGAAGTGGCCGGGGAACATCCCCGGGTCAAGGCAGGTCACCTGCGGCACCACCTGCGCCGCGTCGGGCCGGTCCGGTGGCCGTTCGTGCAGGTAGATCGCTCCGGCGGTCGCGATGCCACCTGCCAGAGCGACGATGCCGATGTCCCTCATCTTCATCGTGTCGACGATATCGACGAGGGGAGGTCCGCATGAGGGTATGGCCGTACTGGTTCGGCCGTCCTCCACCTCGCTCGTCAAACGGGACGCCTCCAACCACGGCGGATGCGGCTGGTGAAACTCCAGCGCGCGATCACCGTCTCCCTGGATGGCGGGATCAGATACTTGACTCGTGACCGACGTGACGATTCGACAAGCCGAGCCCGACGACGACCTCACCGATCTCCCCGCGATGCAGATCGCGGCGGGCGCCCTCTTTCGAGAACTGGGAATGGATCTGGTCGCGGATGGCCGCGCACCCGAACTATCGGAGTTCGAAGCCGTCAGAACACGCGGAAACCTCATCGTCGCAGCCTCCCGCGAGGGTGCATACGTCGGATTCTTGCGGACGTGCCCGCTCGACGGAGCGCTCCACGTAGAGCAAGTGACTGTTGCTCCTGGCTCGGGTCGGCGCGGTATCGGACGCCAGCTCATGCGCGCCGCCGAACAGCTCGCTCTCCGTCAGGGATTCACCCGCATGACCCTCACGACCTACCGCGATGTCCCCTTCAACGGCCCCTCCTACGAGCAGCTCGACTGGATGGCGCTCAACGACGAGGACCTGACAGATGGCCTCGCGACTGAACGACGCGGGGAAGTGGCTGCCGGACTTGACCAGTGGCCCCGGATCGCTATGGGCAAATCTCTACGCTGACCAGAGAATCGTCCGCCTCGGCGATCGCCATACAGGACACCCTGTAGAGGTGGTTGCCTCGCAGGCGTGATCGGACGAGGAAGAGGTATGAACCTCAGGAAGTCGCGCCTAGCCCTTCGCTGGGCCATCGGCGTTCTCTCGTGCATCGTCCTGGGAGCCTCGTTCTACAACGTCTTCTCCGACGCGCCGACCAACTGGACACTGTCGTGGCCGTTGATGCCCTCGATTGCGGCTGGCCTCCCTCTTCTCTACCTTCTCGATCGCCAAGGTCCTGCTGACTGATCGCCATACGGGACACCCTGTAGATCCTCGATTGATGTTCGTCTCATCATTTCTGTCCGCTCCAGCGGATAGCGTCCGGGAATGGGACTAGCCGAACAATGGGACCGGATCACTCGCTGGTGCGACGAGCACGCCCCAGTGACTATCCGATCACTGCGGCCGGGACTGACGATGGATGAAGTGCTGTCCGCCGAACACACCTCCGGTCTTTCATGGTCGAAGGACCTACGTGAGTTGTTCACCGTTCAGAATGGCGCTCTGCCTGTTGACGAAGCCACCGGCCGGTATCCAGGCAGCATTCTGCCGATGCAGGTGATGTTGTCCATCGATGATGCGCTCGATCGTCGGAAGCAACTGGTGGAGGTGTGGACCGAGCTGATCCGGTCCGACCCGGACATGTTCGGTGCGGATGCTTTCGAGGTGGGGGCACGGCAGCTGGCGGCTTCGACGGCAGGGATGTTCCTTCCCTCGTTCATGCCCTTCTCCGAACTCGATGGATACCTGTACTTCGTCGATACCCGGACCGGCCCTCGGCACGGATGCGTGACCGAGTACGCCCATGCCGACACCGACTCCTTCGGCCCGAAGTGGGACAACGTCACCGCCATGCTTGCCGAGCATGCGGATGCCCTGGAATCGGGAAGCGTTGTTGGTTCTTTCCGTCCGGTGGTTGTTGACGGCGTTCTGGGCTGGGAGATCGTTCGACCGGGTGACGTGTCCTGAGCGCCGACCGCCAGAATCCGCCGATCGTCAAACAGGACACCTCTGGGCCGCGCAGTCAGGGATCTGTGCCCCTCAGAGTCAGGGGACCGTCCAGGCGCCGGCTCCGGGCAGAAGCATGAGTGCCGGGTACCCGGGCTGGCCGGTCGGCACGGTGACGGTGGCGACCACGGCTCCGGACCCGGTGTGGGCGTCGACGCTCGGGTACCCGAGGTAGGAGAGTCCGGCCTCGCCGGTCGAGTTGTTTCGCCAATGAATGAAGACGCAGCAGTAGCGGTCGTTGGAGAATCGCGTGACACCCGGCGTCGCTGGGTCGGTGCTGGCGGTCAGGTACATGCTGCCCCCGGTAGGGAGTCCGGGCGGATCCATCCACCCGACTCCTACGACGGGAATGGGGAAGACGGTGTCGGTCGGTGCGGCGACGGCTGGCTGTGTCACGAGGAGCAGGGCTGCCCCGGCTCCGACGACGATGAATGCTCGGCGTAGACGGTGATGTTGTCTCATCGGCGGACCTCCCTGCCTGATCGCCCGCTCCCGGCCCCGAACGTTGGCGCCGGCCGAAGACGATGTCAGCGTACGTCCGCCGCCAGGTGTGCCGCGGCGCATTCGTCTCACCCGCGGCACCTTCGACTTCAAGCCCGGCGGCACTCACTCGTGGGCTACGGGCGGGACGACCTGCACAACAACTGGCCGATGATCGCCCGCTCGATGGGAATCCAAGCCGGCCTGGAGCGAGATAGTTTGCAGACGGGGCTGGTACTTACGCGCCAGCTCGTCCAGCGCCACGGGGATAGCCAAGAGGTCAACCCTCGTTCGCCAGAGTCGTTTCGAGACTTGCCGTTTGAGGCAGCGCATCGACGCACGCGCGGTCTTGTCTTGCGTCATCTTCCGCTGGCGAAAGGCGTAGCCGGTACTGCTGGGTGTTCGTGCTTACGCGACGGCGAGATTGCGGGTGGCGGAGTTGAGTACATCGGTTCGAACACGGCCACCACGCCATACAAGCCATACGCCAGGGAGTTTGCGGTGATCGCAGGGCAGCCTGAAACCTGGATGGGGTGGCAGGAACCGGCACCGAGTGCCTGTCGCGTCCGCGATGATGGTCTCTTGGGGCTGCGGAAGGGCGACGGTGGAGATCGCGAGTAGGCATGGCCGCGATGATCTGGCGTCAACTCGGATCAGGGCTGTGGAAAAGGACATCTTCGCGCGGAATTTCGGGGACAAGTGTCGTGGAAGATCTTGAAAATCCCAGGTGGTTTGGACAAGTAGATCCGGAACCTACATCTCCTCTCCTGATGTAGGTTCCGGACCTAGTTGGCCTTTTCCGGGCCGATATGTCCCCCACTTGTCATAAATCCACCCTATATGTCCCAAGTGGTTGAAATGGATTTCAGCCGGCTTGCTCTCTGTGGCACTCAGTGCCATCGAGAGGTGCAAGGCTTCCAGCCAGGACAACCGGAGTCGAGTCCATCTCGTTCGATCGGAGTTCTAGGCCGTGTTTCAAAGGTGCTGACCCTGGACATCGACCCGGTGTGGGCGTGTCGGTGCCGCTGAGCGAGTGAGGTCGCCGGCGCTTGTTCGGGTGATCGACCGGCGGCGCCGATACCGCAGCTTCTTGAGCCGCTCAGAGAACCGGCTAGGTGTCATCCCGAATCGACGAGGATGTCAGCAGTGCTCGGACCGCCGAAGGGCTCCCAACGTCGTGCGAATTCGAGCAGTTCATGGTCGTGTGGGTTCATGCGATCCTGCTCCTGGCGCTGGCAGGCCCTCTGATCAGCGAGCCAGACGAATCTGCCCGGCGGATGATTCGCCCGCCGAGGCCAGATCTGGCCATACACATCAGATCCCGCCCCAGCACAGGTCTTGTCCCCAGCCGTCGTCGGGGTTCGGCCGATGTCGTCCAGCGTGTCCACTCTGCAAGCGGCAGAGAGGCGGGTCACCGGCGTCG
This genomic stretch from Prescottella soli harbors:
- a CDS encoding VOC family protein — its product is MTISFNHTIVFARDKQVSASFFTSLFALPDALAAGPFLAVQLDNGVTLDFADLPIDVLPQHYAFLVTEEDFDGIYGRILERRMEHWADPRKSRPGEINRNDGGRGVYFHDPAGHNLEIITRPYGSGRQS
- a CDS encoding Mut7-C RNAse domain-containing protein, whose product is MAGHRCEFRFYEELNDFLQPRQRKRSFVHEFDGTPSVKDRIESLGVPHTEVDLILVDGDPVGFDHRVSGGERVAVYPTFHGLDLGAITPLRPPMGEPRFVLDVHLGRLARYLRLLGFDSSYTNDSTDDELLALSRSENRILLTRDIGLLERAALVHGGFLHQTDSRLQLREVLDRFRLQGRIAPLTRCARCNGLIGPATPTLARGSVPGGVLREQRRFSRCNDCGQVYWPGGHLKRLRARLAEIGVWF
- a CDS encoding GNAT family N-acetyltransferase yields the protein MTDVTIRQAEPDDDLTDLPAMQIAAGALFRELGMDLVADGRAPELSEFEAVRTRGNLIVAASREGAYVGFLRTCPLDGALHVEQVTVAPGSGRRGIGRQLMRAAEQLALRQGFTRMTLTTYRDVPFNGPSYEQLDWMALNDEDLTDGLATERRGEVAAGLDQWPRIAMGKSLR